A genomic window from Mesorhizobium sp. 131-2-1 includes:
- the recN gene encoding DNA repair protein RecN: MLSRLSIRDIVLIEKLDIDFLPGLSVLTGETGAGKSILLDALSLALGARGDASLVRHGATQGQVIAVFDVPRNHPARALLADNAIEDDGDIILRRVQTADGRTRVFVNDQPSSVTLMRDVGHALVEIHGQHDERALVDPGAHRELLDSFGGHLGAARAAGEAWRFWRGCEQDLAKHRAKVEAAAREADYLRASVAELAKLDPQPGEESELAELRAQMMRAEKIASEIHDAQDVLSGPSSPLPQLASLLRRLQRKAGEVPGLLDDVVKSLDEAMLSLDAAQSGVEAALRATEYDPQRLEKAEERLFALRAASRKHSVAVDDLAQLRDTMAADLADLDAGEERLHGLEKQAAAACEAYDISAAQLSSLRHAAAVGLTKAVMAELPALKLERAEFIVEMASDAESRMEEGIDQVEFWVRTNPGTRPGPMMKVASGGELSRFLLALKVALADRGSAPTLVFDEIDTGVGGAVADAIGQRLARLSKRVQVLSVTHAPQVAARAATHFLISKSGGTDKVATGIAEMDRPARQEEIARMLAGATITDEARAAAERLLRENTAAA, translated from the coding sequence ATGCTGTCCAGGCTGTCGATCCGCGATATCGTCCTGATCGAGAAGCTGGACATCGACTTCTTGCCCGGTCTCTCGGTGCTCACCGGCGAGACCGGCGCCGGCAAATCCATCCTGCTCGATGCGCTGTCCCTGGCGCTCGGCGCGCGCGGTGATGCGTCACTTGTTCGCCACGGCGCCACGCAGGGTCAGGTCATTGCTGTGTTCGATGTGCCGCGCAACCATCCGGCCCGCGCGCTGCTTGCCGACAACGCCATCGAGGATGATGGCGACATCATCCTGCGCCGGGTGCAGACGGCCGATGGCCGCACGCGCGTCTTCGTCAACGACCAGCCGTCCAGTGTCACGCTGATGCGCGATGTCGGCCATGCGCTGGTCGAGATCCATGGCCAGCATGACGAGCGCGCCCTGGTCGATCCGGGTGCGCATCGCGAATTGCTGGACAGTTTCGGCGGCCATCTCGGCGCCGCGCGCGCGGCCGGCGAGGCCTGGCGCTTCTGGCGCGGCTGCGAGCAGGATCTGGCAAAACACCGCGCCAAGGTTGAGGCCGCCGCGCGCGAAGCCGACTATCTGCGCGCCTCGGTCGCGGAACTGGCGAAGCTCGATCCGCAACCGGGCGAAGAGAGCGAGCTTGCCGAACTGCGCGCCCAGATGATGCGGGCGGAGAAGATCGCCTCGGAAATCCATGACGCGCAGGACGTGCTTTCGGGACCATCCTCGCCGTTGCCGCAGTTGGCCAGCCTGCTACGGCGCCTGCAGCGCAAGGCGGGCGAGGTGCCGGGGCTGCTCGACGACGTCGTGAAGTCGCTTGACGAGGCGATGCTGTCGCTCGATGCGGCGCAGTCCGGCGTCGAGGCGGCACTGCGCGCCACCGAGTACGATCCGCAACGGCTGGAGAAGGCGGAGGAGCGGCTGTTTGCGCTGCGCGCCGCCTCGCGCAAGCACAGCGTCGCGGTGGACGATCTGGCGCAGTTGCGCGATACGATGGCGGCTGATCTCGCCGATCTCGATGCCGGCGAGGAGCGCCTGCATGGGCTGGAGAAGCAGGCGGCCGCGGCGTGCGAGGCCTACGACATTTCCGCCGCGCAACTGTCATCGCTTCGTCACGCGGCCGCGGTCGGGCTGACCAAGGCGGTGATGGCCGAATTGCCGGCGCTCAAGCTCGAACGCGCCGAATTCATCGTCGAGATGGCGAGCGATGCCGAGAGCCGCATGGAAGAGGGCATCGACCAGGTCGAGTTCTGGGTGCGTACCAATCCGGGGACGCGGCCCGGCCCGATGATGAAGGTCGCTTCCGGCGGCGAGCTGTCGCGCTTCCTGCTGGCGCTGAAGGTGGCGCTGGCCGATCGCGGTTCGGCGCCGACGCTCGTCTTCGACGAAATCGACACCGGCGTCGGCGGCGCCGTGGCCGATGCCATCGGCCAGCGGCTGGCTAGGTTGTCGAAGCGCGTGCAGGTGCTGTCCGTCACCCACGCGCCGCAAGTGGCGGCGCGCGCGGCAACGCATTTCCTGATCTCCAAATCCGGCGGCACCGACAAGGTCGCCACCGGCATCGCCGAGATGGACCGGCCGGCGCGCCAGGAGGAGATCGCGCGCATGCTGGCCGGCGCCACTATCACCGACGAGGCGCGCGCGGCGGCCGAGCGGCTGCTGCGCGAGAACACGGCGGCAGCCTAG
- the ligA gene encoding NAD-dependent DNA ligase LigA — protein sequence MSEKQVDSLSESEAADELKRLAEEIAEHDRRYHTEDAPTISDAEYDALTRRNLAIEHRFPDLVREDSPSRRVGAPPAEGFAKVRHAVPMLSLAKAYTDEDVADFIERGRRFFDRDKDLDIAFTAEPKIDGLSASLRYERGVFVQGATRGDGAVGEDITANLKTIADIPKTLRGSGWPESIEIRGEVYMTYAEFEALKERSAAAGGQDYVNPRNTAAGSLRQKDPSVTASRNLKFFAYAWGYTTEDPAPTQYDSVQKFAEWGFKISPLMVRARSVEELIAHYHRIEEQRSSLGYDIDGVVYKVDQLELQRRWGFVTGEPRWAVAHKFPAEQAMTTVQKIDIQVGRTGTLAPVARLAPVTVGGVVVENVTLHNEDYIKGLDSNGLPIRDGIDVRIGDTVVIQRAGDVIPQIVSVVIDKRPADAVPYEFPHTCPICGSPATREINEKTGKEDSRRRCTGELICAAQAVEGLRHFVSRGAMDIEGLGAENIDLFFNSGLIKTAADIFTLKDRRPDVTRALAERREEQARQREAASGKTRKNVRSVEERNYEGLDKLFAAIDARREPELDRFIFALGIRHIGETTAAVLARTFSTMEELIRAGKETAKADDPHTVFPSINGIGDTVIGALRDFFGNQRNDDVLEKLLKQVEPKPYVVDISAGSEVSGKTVVFTGSLEKMTRSEAKAMAERLGAKVAGSVSAKTDLVVAGPGAGSKLKDATALGIEVIDEDTWLQRIGRGG from the coding sequence ATGTCGGAAAAACAAGTCGATTCGCTCAGCGAAAGCGAAGCCGCAGACGAGCTGAAGCGGCTGGCCGAGGAGATCGCCGAGCACGACCGGCGCTATCATACCGAGGATGCGCCGACAATTTCCGATGCAGAGTATGACGCGCTGACGCGGCGCAATCTCGCCATCGAGCATCGTTTCCCGGACCTGGTGCGTGAGGATTCGCCGTCGCGCCGCGTCGGCGCGCCGCCGGCGGAAGGCTTTGCCAAGGTACGTCATGCCGTGCCGATGCTCAGCCTCGCCAAGGCCTATACCGATGAGGACGTCGCCGACTTCATCGAGCGCGGCCGGCGGTTCTTCGACCGCGACAAGGATCTGGACATCGCCTTCACCGCCGAGCCGAAGATCGACGGGCTGTCGGCCTCGTTGCGCTACGAACGCGGCGTGTTCGTGCAGGGCGCAACGCGCGGCGACGGCGCCGTCGGCGAGGACATCACCGCCAATCTCAAGACGATCGCGGATATACCGAAGACCCTGAGGGGCTCAGGCTGGCCCGAAAGCATCGAGATCCGTGGAGAAGTCTACATGACCTATGCGGAGTTCGAGGCGCTGAAGGAACGCTCGGCGGCTGCCGGCGGCCAGGACTACGTCAATCCGCGCAACACGGCGGCCGGGTCGCTGCGGCAGAAGGATCCGTCGGTCACCGCCAGCCGCAACCTCAAATTCTTCGCCTATGCCTGGGGATACACGACAGAGGATCCGGCTCCGACCCAGTACGATTCGGTGCAGAAATTCGCCGAGTGGGGGTTCAAGATCAGTCCGCTGATGGTGCGCGCCAGGTCGGTCGAGGAATTGATCGCGCATTATCACCGGATCGAAGAGCAGCGCTCGTCGCTGGGCTACGACATCGACGGCGTCGTCTACAAGGTCGACCAGCTTGAATTGCAGCGCCGCTGGGGTTTCGTCACCGGGGAACCCCGCTGGGCCGTCGCGCACAAGTTCCCGGCCGAACAGGCGATGACGACCGTACAGAAGATCGACATCCAGGTCGGCCGCACCGGCACGCTGGCGCCCGTGGCGCGGCTGGCACCCGTCACGGTCGGCGGCGTCGTGGTCGAGAACGTCACGCTGCACAATGAGGACTATATCAAGGGCCTGGACAGCAACGGCCTGCCGATCCGCGACGGCATCGATGTCCGCATCGGCGATACCGTGGTGATCCAGCGGGCAGGGGACGTCATTCCGCAGATCGTCAGCGTCGTCATCGACAAGCGTCCGGCCGATGCCGTGCCTTATGAATTTCCGCATACGTGCCCGATCTGCGGCTCGCCGGCGACGCGCGAGATCAACGAGAAGACCGGCAAGGAGGATTCCCGCCGGCGCTGCACGGGCGAATTGATCTGCGCCGCGCAGGCCGTTGAGGGACTGCGCCATTTCGTGTCGCGCGGCGCCATGGATATCGAAGGGCTGGGCGCGGAAAACATCGACCTGTTCTTCAACTCCGGGCTGATCAAGACCGCCGCCGACATTTTCACGCTCAAGGATCGCCGCCCCGACGTCACAAGGGCGCTGGCCGAGCGGCGCGAGGAGCAGGCGAGGCAGCGCGAGGCGGCATCGGGCAAGACGCGCAAGAATGTGCGCAGTGTCGAGGAGCGCAACTATGAAGGTCTCGACAAGCTCTTCGCCGCCATCGACGCACGCCGCGAGCCGGAACTCGACCGCTTCATCTTTGCGCTCGGCATCCGCCATATCGGCGAGACGACGGCCGCCGTGCTCGCGCGCACCTTCTCGACCATGGAGGAGCTGATCCGCGCCGGCAAGGAGACGGCCAAGGCCGACGACCCGCACACCGTCTTCCCGTCGATCAATGGCATCGGCGACACGGTGATCGGCGCGCTGCGCGATTTCTTCGGCAATCAACGCAACGACGACGTGCTTGAGAAGCTGCTCAAGCAGGTCGAGCCGAAGCCGTACGTTGTGGACATCTCGGCCGGCAGCGAAGTCTCCGGCAAGACGGTCGTCTTCACCGGTTCGCTGGAGAAGATGACGCGCTCCGAGGCGAAGGCGATGGCGGAACGCCTGGGCGCCAAGGTCGCGGGCTCGGTTTCGGCGAAGACTGATCTGGTCGTGGCCGGGCCGGGCGCTGGCTCGAAGCTGAAGGATGCCACCGCGCTTGGCATCGAGGTGATCGACGAGGACACCTGGCTGCAGCGAATCGGCAGGGGCGGCTGA
- a CDS encoding DUF2461 domain-containing protein: protein MAGTFKGFGQKAIPFLKALDFHQNREWFQENRDLYESELHEPFCDLVETLTERFAAAGLGLRGDRKKSLFRINRDVRFSKDKRPYNRHLSAILSPDGTKMEQGVFYVHIGLERCFSGVAWWQPGPELLLAMRNAIATRPDKYRALLAALKKNRLEFETKDRMKRMPRGFEHVTDTDLAEAIRNRHFYVQQAIDPAGIHSAALVDELVDFTLRAKPLLDWGRAIQGKPVQA from the coding sequence ATGGCCGGCACGTTCAAGGGCTTCGGCCAAAAGGCCATTCCATTCCTGAAGGCGCTCGACTTCCACCAGAACCGGGAGTGGTTCCAGGAGAATCGCGACCTCTATGAAAGCGAGTTGCACGAGCCGTTCTGCGATCTCGTCGAGACGCTGACCGAGCGTTTCGCTGCTGCCGGTCTCGGCTTGCGCGGCGACCGCAAGAAGTCGCTGTTCCGCATCAATCGCGACGTGCGCTTCTCCAAGGACAAGCGGCCCTACAACCGGCATCTGTCGGCCATCCTGTCGCCCGACGGCACCAAGATGGAGCAGGGCGTCTTCTACGTGCATATCGGGCTCGAACGATGCTTTTCAGGCGTTGCCTGGTGGCAGCCCGGTCCCGAACTGCTGCTCGCCATGCGCAACGCCATCGCGACGCGGCCGGACAAGTATCGCGCCCTGCTGGCGGCCTTGAAGAAGAACCGTCTCGAATTCGAGACCAAGGACCGCATGAAGCGCATGCCGCGCGGCTTCGAGCATGTCACCGACACCGACTTGGCCGAAGCCATCCGCAACCGGCACTTTTACGTCCAGCAGGCAATCGACCCGGCGGGAATCCACTCGGCCGCGCTGGTCGACGAGCTCGTCGATTTCACCTTGCGCGCCAAGCCGTTGCTCGACTGGGGCAGGGCGATCCAGGGCAAGCCAGTGCAGGCCTAG
- a CDS encoding AzlC family ABC transporter permease gives MSAEAISESNVKSDFWDGVRLSMPVVVASAPFALLFGAIAVDNGFSVLEAFLMSALIFGGASQMVGIELFGQHVAPWLIVLSIFAVNFRHVLYSAGLGRRISHWPVVQQALGFFIMTDPQYAVSEAKAVSGETVGFAWYLGLGLPVYVFWVIESALGAVFGKLIPDTHALGIDFLLPIYFLGLVMGFRKRPLWLPIVAASAVASIVAYKTVGSPWHVSIGAIAGVLLAVILPPHHSGVGERP, from the coding sequence ATGTCGGCGGAAGCGATCTCCGAAAGCAACGTGAAGAGTGATTTCTGGGACGGCGTGCGGCTGAGCATGCCCGTCGTGGTCGCCTCGGCGCCATTCGCCCTGCTGTTCGGGGCGATCGCCGTCGACAATGGTTTTTCGGTGCTCGAAGCCTTCCTGATGAGCGCGCTGATCTTCGGCGGCGCCAGCCAGATGGTCGGTATCGAACTGTTCGGCCAGCATGTCGCGCCATGGCTGATCGTGCTGTCGATCTTCGCCGTCAATTTCCGCCACGTGCTCTATTCAGCCGGCCTCGGCCGGCGCATTTCGCATTGGCCGGTGGTGCAGCAGGCGCTCGGCTTCTTCATCATGACCGACCCGCAATATGCCGTTTCCGAGGCCAAGGCAGTGTCCGGCGAGACGGTGGGCTTTGCCTGGTATCTCGGGCTCGGCCTGCCGGTCTATGTGTTCTGGGTGATCGAAAGCGCGCTCGGCGCGGTGTTCGGCAAGCTCATCCCCGACACGCACGCGCTGGGCATCGACTTCCTGCTGCCGATCTATTTCCTCGGCCTCGTCATGGGCTTCCGCAAGCGGCCATTGTGGCTGCCGATCGTCGCGGCAAGCGCAGTCGCCTCGATCGTCGCCTACAAGACGGTCGGCTCGCCCTGGCATGTCTCGATTGGCGCCATCGCCGGCGTGCTGCTCGCCGTCATCCTGCCGCCGCACCACAGCGGCGTGGGGGAACGGCCATGA